Genomic DNA from Geitlerinema sp. PCC 9228:
GTTTCGATGGTCTCTTCCATAGTTTGACCGTCTTCAACAATTTCCACTGTATATCCCTGGGTTTCCAGCACTTCGCAGATAAACATTTGGTTGAGGGTTTGATCTTCTACGACCAGAATTTGCCGGCGATTTCTCCTCGTTCCAGGGGTTTTGTCTGTTTCTTCCCCAGCTAAGGCTTCGGCTTCACCTACCCCCACCTGGGGAGTCTGTTCGGAGGTACTGCTGGGATTGAGGGGCAACCAAACGCGAAAGGTACTTCCCACTTCTACCTGAGATTGAAAGGATACCGTACCGCCATGCAATTCTGCCAGCCGTCGGGTTAGGGACAATCCCAATCCCGTTCCTTCGTGCCGGCGACTGAGGGAAGCATCCACTTGTTGGAAGGGCTGAAACAGCAGGTGCCACTTACTGTCGGGAATGCCTATGCCGGAATCGCTTACTTGTAGACAGAGATAGTCTTTTTCGGGGGTGACCGTGCTTTGGTCGGGGCGCAAATCTTCGTGAATTTGGCTGCCTTTGGTTACGTAGGCGGCTAACTCAATGTTACCCCCTTCTGGGGTGAATTTGACTGCATTGGAGAGTAAATTGATTAAAATTTGGCGGATGCGCCGCGGGTCCAAACGGACAACAGGTAGAGTGGGGTCGATATTCTGGGATAGTTGTAGGTTTTTAATTTCGGCACGGGGTTGGATGGTGGTGACGCACTGCTCGCATAGTTCGGCCAGATGGACCGAAGTTAGCTCCAAACCCATTTTTCCAGACTCAACTTTGGATAAGTCTAAAATATCGTTGAGTAGCTCCAGTAAGTGGTTGCCACTTTTGGCGATCGCTTGAATTTGGTGGTGCTGTTTCTCATTTAAAGGTCCGGATTTTTGACTTTCTAAAAGCTGGGAAAAACCAAGGATGCTATTAAGTGGCGTCCGCAGCTCGTGGGACATGGAAGCGAGAAACTCCGACTTCATTTGCGAAGCCCGTTCTAACTCTTGGTTGATACGGCGTAGTTTTTCTTGTGACTGCGCCCTTTCAATGGCACTGCCTAATGTGCGGCAGGCGGCCGCGAGCATATCTTGTTGTGGGGCCTGTTGGAGTTTTTTCAGATTGCGCGATTCTAGGGTCAAAACCCCGATAATTTCCCCTTTGGCGTCGGGAATGGGAAAAATCCCCAACTGCCCAATGCCCGCATGGCGGAAGCTTTTTACCGCTTGTGGGTGTTGGTAGTAATTTTCTACAAATAAAGGTTGTCCCCTCTCAACCACTTGCCAAAGCAAGCCCTCTCCGTAGGGAATGCCTTCCTGAAGTGCTGCTTCCATTTCGGCAACAGCGGGTTCTCCATAGTAGGCAATAAATTCTCCGGATACCCGATTAGAAAGGGAGGTGGCTTTGCGATGTTTTCCTTCCCCTACAATGACTTTTACATCCCCAAAGGAAGCTCCCATGGCTTCTACTAGGTAGTTGAGGGCAAACTGTGCTACTTCCCGCAATTCTTCAATGGGGGTTTGCAAGCGTTCCATCAATCCCAACAGAAATCGCAGGCGTTTGACTTCGGCATTGAGGCTGTTTTGAGATTGCCGATACTCGGTGACATCGCGAAAGACGAACAGAATTCCTGTTGGTTCGATTTGGCTGGTATGGACTTCTATGTATTTTCCTGGGGTGGGTTCTAAGTCCATGGAAACCGGTTGGCTACGGCTTTGCTGCCAAATTTGTTGCAATAACTGACACGTGGCGGTGGAAGAGGAGCCTTGCGTTGCCATTTCCGTGCAAAGTTCTTGGAAGTAAGGCTGTTGTTGCAAGTATTCGGCGGATAGCCCCCAAATTTCGCAGAGTTTGCGGTTGTAGGAAATTAAGCGATCGCTACTGTCAAACAGGGCGATCGCATCGTCAATCCGATCGAGAATCAGTTGCTGTTTTTGCTTGAGCTGCTCTAATTGCTCCTGAAGGCGCTCTGGTTGCATAGGAATACAAAGGAGATCGGGTAAGTATAGCCCAGATCCAACCATGGGGATGGATAGCAAGCGTTAGGCTACCATCTCCCAGAATAACGCATTCTGGTTGGGGCAGAAATGGCAAACCGGTTTCGCCAACCGGCAGATTGGCGGTTTGGAGCCAAATGGGGCATGCTTGTTTGCGTTGCGTTCTTTGAGGGGGTACCTGCATAGCCGCGAAACCAAAAATACATAGGATTCTCAGGAAGCGATCGCTACTCCCACCTACGGCAGTAGAGAATTTCCGGCAAAATCCTTGGATAGAGCTTAAATTTCGATCTAAAATATGCCGTAAAGTAGTATGAAGCTAAATGGCGATTTGCTGAAAATGCGATCGCCTGCCAGTGACAGCTACTTCTCTGTTTTCCCAGAAAACATCCTATTGATTTCAATGGTAGGGAAAACCGTACTTCCCGCACTTTATACGGTGCCAATCCCCCCCCCCGGGGGAAAAGACTTGGTCCGAGCTGCCTAGTGCAAAAACAACTTATCTGTTAAGTTGATGGAAGTACGAGAAGCTACATCGAACCTGTAGGTAACGATCCGCCAGCCCTCGACTGGTGGTCTTTAAGAAAAGGTACTTTTCAGTAAATATTTGGGAGGTAAAGAGCGTGCTCAAACAAGCAATTGCGCAGATCAAGCGTCGGTTCCCGGCACCAGAAGTTAGCGCCCACTGCGATGGTCCTTGTGGCGTATACGATCCTGCTTCTGCACGCATTGCCGCGGAAGCTGTCGTTTCGCTAACCAACAAAATCCTCAACCTCGATCCACCGCAAGGGAACGACCAGGCTACCCTAGCCAGCTATCACAACACCCTGGCTCGCTACATCCAGATTAAGGAAGAGCAAGCAGAAATTACCAAGCGGGAAATCCTTATTCTGTGGACTGACTATTTCAAACCCCATCACCTAGAACGCTATCCAGACTTACACGATAAAGTGTGGAAAGCGACCAAGCTCTGCTCCACTTGTAAGCAAAAGATTGACTTGGATAGCGCCAACCAGCTCATGGATTACGTTAAAGAAATCCATGATATCTTCTGGACTACCAAAGAACGCAACGACGTTGTCTGGTACAAAGCCAGCTAACAATGCGCTCTTGGTGTCTGTAGGCGAAACGCTCCCCCGTTGCAGTTATTGGGAGTTGTTCTTGTGGATTTTGCGGCGTCGTTCGCGCTTTCGTGTGAGCGGTTACTCCATGACTCCCTTGCTGCAACCAGGCGAAGAAATTCTCGTCGATCCCCAAGCCTACAGACACCATAGTCCCAAGCTGGGGGATATTGTTGTCGCCAGACATCCCGAACGCCACGATTTACAATTGGTTAAATGGATCGGGGCGGTACGTCGGGATGGACAATGTTTTCTCATCGGTAACAATCTCACCGAGAGTACAGATAGCCGTACTTTTGGTTGGGTTTCCTCGGATTGTTTGCTTGGTCGCGTTACCAGTCGCTTTCAATAATTCCCTTGCCGACCCGCAAGTATATCTTGCGGGTGTTGTTTGTTGATAGGAAAACACGGAAATAAGTAAAAGTTTTACCTTTTTGGATCTGGGTTCAATAATTTAAAATCAAAATTGGGAAATTCTTTCATTGTTGCGTACGGAAATTGGCAAAAACATGGAAAATCTTAAATTTCAGGTCGTGGCAGGTAGCCATTGTGATTTTTTTATTGTATTGTTTTATAATTAATTGGCGATAAATCTGTACGGATAGCTATATGGAAATTTCCTATCGTTCGATTGGTACCATTCGCAGTCCCTTTGAAGACATTGCTGGTATGCCCATCCAGCCTTCTGGGGCAAAAGGCGTAGAGGGAACTATAGAAATTTTCCCCGAGTTTGCCGATGGATTGCAAGATTTGGAAGGGTTTTCCCATATTATTTTAATTTTCCATTTTCATAAAGTAACTGCAAGCAACTTGCAGGTCACACCTTTTCTGGATACCATGAAACGTGGGGTTTTGGCAACGCGATCGCCCAAACGACCCAATCCCATCGGTTTATCTATTGTAAAACTAAACCATCGAGCAGATAATATCCTGTATGTAGAGAATATAGACATTCTAGACGGTACCCCCTTGCTAGATATCAAACCCTACGTTCCCGAATTCGACGAACAAACGGTGGAACGGTTAGGTTGGTTGGAAGACGCTAAAGGCAAGGTAAAACACAAGCGTTCCGACGACCGGTTTCGATAAGCTAGAAAAGAACAATTCCATTCGTTTCCCTTGCTTGTGAACTGCTTGTCTCGTATTAAAAA
This window encodes:
- a CDS encoding ATP-binding protein, which gives rise to MQPERLQEQLEQLKQKQQLILDRIDDAIALFDSSDRLISYNRKLCEIWGLSAEYLQQQPYFQELCTEMATQGSSSTATCQLLQQIWQQSRSQPVSMDLEPTPGKYIEVHTSQIEPTGILFVFRDVTEYRQSQNSLNAEVKRLRFLLGLMERLQTPIEELREVAQFALNYLVEAMGASFGDVKVIVGEGKHRKATSLSNRVSGEFIAYYGEPAVAEMEAALQEGIPYGEGLLWQVVERGQPLFVENYYQHPQAVKSFRHAGIGQLGIFPIPDAKGEIIGVLTLESRNLKKLQQAPQQDMLAAACRTLGSAIERAQSQEKLRRINQELERASQMKSEFLASMSHELRTPLNSILGFSQLLESQKSGPLNEKQHHQIQAIAKSGNHLLELLNDILDLSKVESGKMGLELTSVHLAELCEQCVTTIQPRAEIKNLQLSQNIDPTLPVVRLDPRRIRQILINLLSNAVKFTPEGGNIELAAYVTKGSQIHEDLRPDQSTVTPEKDYLCLQVSDSGIGIPDSKWHLLFQPFQQVDASLSRRHEGTGLGLSLTRRLAELHGGTVSFQSQVEVGSTFRVWLPLNPSSTSEQTPQVGVGEAEALAGEETDKTPGTRRNRRQILVVEDQTLNQMFICEVLETQGYTVEIVEDGQTMEETIETLATDPERELPDAVLMDIQLPHIDGLQLIQKMRSHPQWGTIPIIAVTALAMPGDEDRCLAAGANAYLSKPLTIETLLETLQNLGQPPEF
- the sodN gene encoding superoxide dismutase, Ni, which codes for MLKQAIAQIKRRFPAPEVSAHCDGPCGVYDPASARIAAEAVVSLTNKILNLDPPQGNDQATLASYHNTLARYIQIKEEQAEITKREILILWTDYFKPHHLERYPDLHDKVWKATKLCSTCKQKIDLDSANQLMDYVKEIHDIFWTTKERNDVVWYKAS
- the sodX gene encoding nickel-type superoxide dismutase maturation protease — translated: MSVGETLPRCSYWELFLWILRRRSRFRVSGYSMTPLLQPGEEILVDPQAYRHHSPKLGDIVVARHPERHDLQLVKWIGAVRRDGQCFLIGNNLTESTDSRTFGWVSSDCLLGRVTSRFQ
- the tsaA gene encoding tRNA (N6-threonylcarbamoyladenosine(37)-N6)-methyltransferase TrmO, translated to MEISYRSIGTIRSPFEDIAGMPIQPSGAKGVEGTIEIFPEFADGLQDLEGFSHIILIFHFHKVTASNLQVTPFLDTMKRGVLATRSPKRPNPIGLSIVKLNHRADNILYVENIDILDGTPLLDIKPYVPEFDEQTVERLGWLEDAKGKVKHKRSDDRFR